The Prinia subflava isolate CZ2003 ecotype Zambia chromosome 2, Cam_Psub_1.2, whole genome shotgun sequence genomic sequence GGAGCAGGCCAAGTAGTCTGGATTTGGAACACgggattttattaaaaaagtggataattttgcttttaaattcaccacattttttagaattttttgtttgttataaTATAAAACTTCAATGTAAATCATAAGTATGACATTTAAAAGCTGAACTGACAATTGAGCATGTTCTTTTAACTAACAGTGGTATTTTATCTGGATTTTAACATGCCAGTCCAACCATGTAAAGGTGTTACCAGTAGTCAAACCTGAAAACAGAAAGCAGTATTTTGGCAAGACATTTTATTACAATGTCAAATCTTTTTTGTTAGCAGTCAGTCATTGAAAACAATCTGTACACATCTAATTCAACAAAAATAGTTGTACAACTTTAAGTGATGTGCCCCATTTATGTAACTTCTTATGCTCTGAAGTGACACTCTTCATTGTTTGAATCCTCACATAAACAATTACCAGTCTTAACATATATTAAAGTAAGATTACCTTCTTCtctcaaaagtaaaaaaaataacactttaaATATACAGTGGCTCCTAAGCTTAGACAGAATCCTGTCAGGAAGAGAATCCTGCACTTCAATAGACAGTGCCTTCAACATCAAGGGCTCTTCAAAGTGCTTGGCAGAGTGTGTGAACACTATCCCCACTTACCAGATGACGAAATAAGGCACAGAGGTCAACTACCTTGCTCACTGTCACACAGTGAGTGGCAGAACTAACAGAGCAGAACTTTGGGGGTTTCAGTTCTCCAGTGTAATCATCACATCTCATTGCCACTACTCAAGTGCAATGGCTTAAACATTTCTGAGGAGCAAAATGTGTACAGCACACAGTAAACAGGAGGGAAGATTCAGGGCCAGTTAAAGGCTGTAAcagtttcaacccaaaccaaatgAATTTGGTAGTCAGTAACTCATAATGCACTTCAGGGAATGATTACATAGAGAATTATACATTAACCTGCAGAGAGAAAGCTCGTTAAACATAAGACATATGGTGTTAGCTTTGCTAAAAGTACTGGTTGTCTTAAGCTTGACAGTAGCTCAGGTATAATGTTAAGTTTGTCAGAGAAGTGGTACTTTGTGATCAGCAGATGTCCTAAACACTGTTCTCCTACCAGCAAGGTGAATTTCTCTGGAGAGTCACATGGACATGCAAATACGGGCTAAATATCTCCTCAGGAGGCAGAGATATATATGAGGCACATTAATTGCTTGGGAGGTATGGACTAAGTGGTAAAGAAATACCgatccagaaaaacaaaatagtcTAAAATAAATATGGTTAAGGAAAACTGAGTCATCCATCCAAAATCACCAAGAAATGCATCTTTGGCTAGCTTACGCTGCAAAAAAAAGTGTGACACATGTAATCCCTGCCTGGATGAGAAGCATTGTCTGGCCTAGCCCTCTGCTGACAAACAAGCATTTCAGAAAGCCTGTCCTTGGATAGGATGCTCATGAGATGACTCATTTACTGACAGAGGCTGCTGATGAGATTCAGAAACAAGTACACTTTGATTCTGTTCTTCACTGACTTGCTGGGAAGGGACTGTATCATGGCTAGAGTGAGACTGCTGACTTGATTCGTGAGGCAGCTGCACGTGCTGAGCTGGATGTGAAGATCCCGCCAAGTGGATTTGTTCACTTTGTCCTTGATGAGCATGGAGATGTTCTAGCGCTTCCTTGGAAAGAGTGATGACATGCATTTGTTCAGGCTGGGCAGCCTCTATTTGGTTTGCAATCACATTGATACTTTGGATTTGTTCTGCTTGCTCCTGCTGAGCTGAAAGCAGTAAgttttgcagctgctgtggtggcTGCGCAAGGAGCGCGAGGTTCGCAGCCTGCTCTGTCGTCATGCTGGGGGCATTTTCTGCAGTCACAATACTGATGCCTTGATTGTGGCTGGGCATGAAGTTGATGTTGTGTACTGCATCTGTAACCAGCAGCTGAATTTCCTGCCCTCCCGAGGTGGCAAGCTGgtactgctgcagctggagaataCTTCTCACTTCTTCCGGATGAACGCTGGTGCTCGAGGCGGCGCCGGCTTCCTGAAACTGCTTCTCCTTGCTGTGAATTTTCAAATGAGACTTCAGGTTGTCCAGACGGGCAAACTGCAAATTACATTCTGGGCAGGCGAAAGGCTTTTTGCCTGTGTGTAAGATACAGTGTCTTCTCTTAGCACTGGAATCAGAGAAGGATTTTCCACATATATCACAAGAATATGGCTTTTCTCCTCTGCAAAAGGAAAGCATTTGGTTCCATTAAAATATTCACTTTGACAATGCTGCTTTCTGAAACTCTGTAACAAAATACTTAAAcaattaaattgtttttctaAGTTGTAAGTATTTAAAGTGTAGTTTCATTAAAAACATCCTCTATTTGACCTCCTGATTACTTCCATTTGACTTCACAACCTGTACAATTAGTACATACTACAGAACTACAGAGATCACTGCCTTCCTCTCATAAAACCAGAGGTACAAGCTCCGCGCTGCTAAACCTTGACAAGAATGCAACAACTTTGCACAATTCTTAGCACTGACCATTTTAAGAACATTCATTAACAGTGTGggcttaaaaacaaaaagaagtgtCCAAACCCTAACTTGCTGCCTGTGTCAAAAGGACAAGAAATTTtactggaaatgttttcttaaaCAACAGTTCTCCAGTGATTCAAAATCTAACATGTCTTTATGCAGTGCATTGCACTGACAGGGGTAAAAGACAACTAATGCTATTAGAGACAGGATAAGGGAAGCAGGAGAATGCTCCAATAACCTTGATACACCATGGCTACTCTTCTGCTGTCAAACAAAACTTACAGTAcaattttcacaaaaataatATAGCAGTAAATACACTGTCAGTGAACAgacacaaaacaccaaaaaagaCTCGTACAGTATCTTTGCACATGAGTATTTAGGACTTTAGTACTTTCCACTACCAACTTTTTCCTTACATAGATTAAGCAAAAATGTTACGTTTTAAACAATCATTCAAAATGCAAACAAGTCCTGACCATTCTAAAATTAAACAAGCACTACATACAAGTTATAAAATTAGAAGTTACACTTTTAagaaatgtaatgaaaataagACACACTTTACCTGTGAATTCTAATGTGAGTCTGAAGTGAACTTTTAGCTGTAAATGATTTGCCACAAATCTCACAAGTGAAGGGCTTCTCACCTATCAAAAAGAAATGTGACTTCCCTTTTTAAATAGCACTTTCCATCCatacattaaaaacattttgtattttaccATACACAGCATCAAGTGTGCACTGTTGGCTCCTCACGCTTCTGCCATGGTTCAGCAGATATCCAAAACTGAATGAACTCACGAGTCAAAATGAGGgtataacattttaaatgtacaCCTCTAGCATTTCTCCCCTTTGAAGATGAAGAATTAGGTGATCCAAGCCCCCAAAGCAACAAAAAGCTGTACCTATGGCACAGATGTGGGTTTTCCATGTGGAACAGAAACACTTTGAAAAAGGCTGTCCCTGAACCCTGGCATTAATGCCACATTCACATGCAGCACCCTGCAGATGAGTAAGCCCAAACTTCCAAAGCTGGAAAATGAATCTATTATCTTAACAACTTGCCTGGCTTTCTATAAGGCTCCATCACACTAGGCCTATGATATTCTGGGAACACcagttagaaaaaaattaaattattgtgagttaaataaaatgtgagtttgtttggggatttttgtttatttgttggggtttttttttcagtgcatttgGAATTCTGATGTCTAACTGAGTAGAAGCAGAGAGGCCAAATTTAACTGTACGAAGGTTCACAAGAAACAGACACTACCCAACCAAAGCAAATCCTAATTCACACCATAACAAATCCTTGTAGCACTGAGGTTCTTTAAGACACCAGACACAATTATCCAGATCACCACTGTGGTAATTCACACCATCAAAGCACACCAAACCCAGGGATTGGGCAGCAGCCAGTTTCCAAGGAAGCTTCCCATTTAGCATAGAACTGCAATGCTTACCAGCTTTCATGTGGCTTTGGAGGGCATGGATAAAGGATGAGAGAACAAGAAACATTTGTCAGAAGGGACCTCTTGTCATCCAGTCCCAGCTTACTACTGAAAACAGGAGTAACTTCCCAAGTAGGCTATATTATTATGACTCGGTGTTATCAAACTGCTGCTAAAGGAGAACAGTTGTATctgtgtgtcttggtttgaaaaagaagcaaatctaacccccaatACTATGTTAACACTTGTCCCACAAATACCTTGGAAttttacattgcttttgaaaCGGGACAGATCAATTATTATTTCTACATAATACTGGTATCTTGCCTGTCTTTTCTAGAAGCAAAATATATTGCAAGCCAGTTTCTGCTAAAACTCAGCTTAGCTCATAAATTTTTGTAACTTACCTTGCTAGTAAGCTTCCTCTTCTCATTTCCCACCCCAAACTCATTTCCCACTACATTTAGAAAGCTGTATCAGCTTCAGATACAAAACCCTTGTGTGCATTAATACTGTGTTCTTCTCAATACAAAATTATGTAAATATCACATGCTAATACTGTTCTGGATAACCAAAAACTCCCAGAAGCACAAGTTTTGACCTCAGCATTTAAAGCTGTGTTATTTTCACttagaaaagaggaggaaatgaaCGAGATAAGTATGCTTGAGACTGAGTTATGTATTACAACTGCAAGCAACATGCTTAAgaataatttgattttgtgaGGAAACATTTGCCACTGTTTCTAGTtactttaaaagacaaaattattcACACGTCACCTTATGAATTCACTCTTCAAAGGAAAGTATTTTATGAAGTTTATGCCTTGTTATTATGAGAGGATAGGTCAACATTTTTATCTGTGTTATCCAGTGATTCATTACCAGCTTGCCCTGTAAATCTCTTAAAACACCCTCTGACGCACTTGCATTAAAtcacccctcccagcccatctcCTCTCAACATCTGCTTTATTACACCACAGTAAAAAGCTATatggaaataattatttttctggtcACAGCACTTTTTGAAAGCACCCATCCCTCACAGATCGAGGTGTTCAACTCATTTAGAACACACACTTTCTGTTACTTGTCAGCTCACTGCAAGCTCGACACATGCTGGATACAACTCTCCCAACAAACTGAATTCTCAGTCCACGATTGTATCACAGGAAAGCTAACTGGCATTTTCTGCTGTAGGTTTTataaaagtgaggaaaaaaagccctcttCCTGTAATAGACACTGCTTCTGTGATGCTGTAACACAAGCGTTTTTGTGTTCCTGCATTCTTGATGTCAAATCTCTTCATTAGCAACACAGGCATCATTACGTACAAGTAGAGCAGAAATTCATTCCACAGAGACAAGTCTAATTTGCCTAATATTGTTTTGTCCATGTAacttcaagaaaaaacaaaccccacaaaacccaggATACAACATTACCTGTATGTGTTCTTAGGTGTTTCTTTAGCTGCGCCGCATCCATGAATTTGCGACGACACAGGTTACATTCCGGCAGCGAACGGCCTTGTcgcaacaacaaaaaaagtgtcAGTGCATAAGTGATCCCTGTATCTCTTCAGTGATCTTTGTTAAAGCACTTTCCTGTAAAATAACCACTTTGATATAATATAGAGATAAAACAAAAGGTGATTCACTGCCTCCTCCCTATCTTAACTGTCACACTCCTATTTCTCAATTTAGTATTACCACAGGAAAAGAGGGGATTGACACCTGCTCCTGCCCAAAACCACCTTCTCTTGAAGCTTTGTAAATGCTGATTTGCTCTACCACTTCCTCTGTGTGTATCTGTATCTTGTTCCAGAATTGAGAAGAACACTTCCTAAAGCTTGTATGCCCTTACTAAGTCCAAAGTAGTGGGCAACTACAATGCAATTCGCACACCAGGCAGCAGACACAATTGTTTATACAATTCCCAGTTTTTATGTAGCATGGACAGCAAGGCTAAAATAATCAAGCTGTATGTCAAATACAGTGTTACTAATTTTTAATCAAGAACCCTTCTCAATTAAATATTTGTCTACACATTTCATTAACTATATATCATTATGTCTTTTTCACCCTATCCACTGTTATACCAAGATAGGATACATCAAGGTAGCAGAGACTGAATACATCACTGAGGAAGAACTTTCAGCCTAAGTCAATCTTTAGGAAGAGAAATCAGCATGGACAGTAAGCCAGGTCCTCACCCCAAACTTGTTATACCTGTGTGTAGTCGATAGTGACTCTTGAGCTGTCTCTTCTGGCTGAAGTATTTCCCACACTGATCACAGGTAAAAGCCTTCTGCCCTGTGGAGAGAATCACTTATTAAAATGTAAGCCACATCCAAAGCAAGtgtaaggaaataaataaaatacacaagCCAGCTGTGAAGAGCCAATTCAGTTTTGATTTTCTCAACAATGGTTGTCAGAGGCACATGGGGGAGGAGTTGCACATGTGCCACGTCCAGGAGGCAGCTAGGAGAAGATGGAGGAAAGCCTTGTCTCTGGGGAGACTTTTCCTGGCAACCAGTTCATGTCTCACACGGGACAGGCAGTCAGCAGGGGAACACCGAAGACACTGCATGCCAGAGACACTCTCCAGTCAGATGGCAGAAGGTCTCTACCAATAGACTGCACTGGGACAGTGGACTGGGCCAATGGTCTCCTGTCAGCAGGCAGACTTTGGGAGGAGCCAGGGGCATGAAAAGACTGGTCACAAGCCCCAGGGCTTTTTGAACTTGCTTTTTGAGTTGGGCCTTTGgcttgaggtttttttgagactgtgcttttgcttttgagCCTTGGTGATTCAAGGGGCCTCTTGAAACTTGCTTTTGAGTCAAGGCTTTTTGAGTCTTATGCTTTctgccctggccccagcctGCCTTTTGGCTCTCCTGCCCTCACTAGCTCTTGCTCGCCCTCACATCTGTCCTGCCTCACAGTGTCCCTGACCAACTCTCCGCCTGCTTTGTCCCAGCATCCCTGCCCGAGCCCTGTGtccaaccctgccctctgctgcGATCCTCACCATGACTGTGTCCAGGGTTCTGGTCCAGGGCTCTGGACCTCCTGCCTGATCTCCCGTCACCTTGTGTCTGCCTGCCTGTCACCGCAGGAGCCGTGTACAGGCAGGCAGCGTGCACACCCCACATCTCATGGACATCAGGCACTCCCTGACCTCCAGTGCTAAAGCTCTCCTTTTATCTCtgtctcccctctctctccccccattcctttcccatttttcttcctcttgttctgtcttTTCTAGCTCTCTTTAGAAGGATAactccttttcatttttgtttcctcaTTACCAATAAACGGTTCTCAGATACAATGTTTGTCTCATTTGACAATATTTCATTCCTCGCcatccatttttaaaagaactcCTCACAGTTTCCCTCAGTGGAATGTGacaccagcacacacaggacGGAGCGGAAGTACCTTTTTTCCAGAAAGGCAAATTCTTGCAGCAGAGAGCTACATTTGCCTTGAAGCATTTACCTGAATGTAGGCTCATGTGCTCCAGAAGAGAATGCTTGGTTGTCAGAGCCTTACTGCAGATGGTGCACGTGTATGGCCGCTCCCCGGTGTGCATCCGCTCATGGACTTGAAGAGAATGTTTCTGGGAGAAACCTTTCCCACACTCACTGCATTTAAAAGGACGCTCCCCTGAAAGCAAAAGATGACATTTTTAGGCAAAGATCCATCGTTTCTCACTAAAAATTCTAAGCTGATAGTGAGATGCACTGCTGTGTTGTAGCTACTGAAAAAATTAGTCTTGATTAGTGGTAAAGAGACAAGCTTCACAcaggaataaaataattctttagCTATTGCCATATAATTCAGTGCTTAAACAATGAAATTAAGTACACTGAAGTCTAGGTGAGACACAAAGGTTCTGAGATCTGCTGACAAGAATAAAACAGGAAACACAGAACACACTGTAATTTGGAACAGCATGCTATTTTGGAAATTCCTGCTGTAGTCAACAATCAGCACTTCAACAGTCACATTTGGCAACATCACTAAACCTAATGCAAAAGCAGCAGTCTCTGAAGGCCTACCTGTATGGCTTCGCTGATGAACAGCCAAGAAGTGATTACACTTAAATACTTTGCCACAGTCTTTACAACGAGCTTCAGAACCCACAcgttttctttttccatcagtTCTGTTTGCCAGTCCTTTCTCATCCTCATCCCCAAGAAGTTTATAATCTTTTAGTTTGATTGATCTCCTTATTCTGCGTTTGCTGTAACGGCTCTGAGTGCTCTGTATTTCTTCAGATTTGGGATCGTAGTTTTCATCTTTCTCAGCTGACAGATCAAGAGCAGCCTCTGAGCCACAAGCAGGTTCAGTTTCTTCTCCATCTTTTGTCACTGAAGCCTGTTCACTGGCAACTGTTTCTTCTACTTCAGTGTCTTCTTTCATATAATTTTGCTCATTTTGCATGGAGTTGTTCTCTCTCAGCTGCCCATCTTCGGCAGAATTTGCTCCcgattcttcttcttcttcttcttcttggaCAACCTTGATTTTCCTTGGTCGCCCTCGTTTTCGCTTTGGTGGATCGTAATTTTTCCTGTCACTTGCAAAAACAGAGGCTCCACtttcagctggagctggcaaTACACTGCCTGGGCTGCGGCTTTCCAGGTAGTCTGTACAGGCCCATACCAAGTCAGTCACTTTCAGCAGCTGTGCAGTAGCCAGGATTTGTTCTGTACTCTTCTCACTGGCACAGAGGCAACCAGTGTAGATAAATTCTAGCAGAACTCCAAAGGTGTCTGCAACCATTCCCTCCAACATGTAAATTGACTGCCCTATTTCACCCTCATTTACAAACATCATTGAGAAATATtcactgctggcagccagcaaaGCTTTATGGGCTCTGAATTGCACATCCTCCACTATCAGAGTAATGTcacaaagaaaatccttttttctttgttcctcAAAATTAGCTAGAATGGTATCTTTGTGAGCTTTGGAATGGATGATCAGTTTCTCAGAAGGATCAGTTGTTTTTGCCATTTTAATTATGAATATTAAAGGAGGTGCctagaaaaacagaacagcttTAGTAAAGACTTATTTTAACAGTGGGCATTATAACAATAGGCATTATAAGACACAACTATTATTTGTTATAACAGTAACAGAGTTCAAGAGTTTCTAAAGCAATTCTGAATCCTCTGAACTGTTGAAAAATGGACACTATTGCTGACATGGAATTTcttcaaaaagtatttttaaatcctATGAAAGGACTACAGATAGTTTTTTAGATCAGAATTATTGCCTATCATTTTTTTATCTCTGATGGACTGTGAACTCTGTATTATCTAAAGAAACTGCTAACCTAGCTTCTGAAACTAAAACTATCAGACAGAAACAACTGCTTGGTCACAGCGCCTTAGTACAGCACTGGCTTTGCATGGCAATGTTTTGGtagctgggcagctgcaggggtggcttccatgagaagctgccagaagcttccccagTGTCTTACAGAGCCGTCACCACGATGAacccactgctggccaaggctgagcccaaTAGCGGATGGTGGAATCACCTCTGGGATAACAGATTTAATAAGGGGGACAGAAATGTGCAcaactgcagctggagagaggagtgagaatatgtggGAAGAGCAGCCCACATAaagcagacaccaaggtcagggagaaggaggggcaggacgtgctccaggtgccagagcagagattccccccaccccctggtgcagaccatggtgaggcagctgtgcccctgcagcctgtggagatcCATGGTGGAGCAcagatccccctgcagcccctgcaggatcCCACACCAGAGCGAGTGGATGCCTGAAAGAGGCTGGGAGCCTGTGGGAAGCCTGTGGTGGGGcaagctcctggcaggacctaTGGCCTCATGGGGAGAGAagcccacactgcagcaggtttGCCAGCAGGGCTTGTGACCCCCATGGAggccccaggctggagcaggctcttcctgaaggactgcacctTCAGGATCGAAGGGGAGCCAAGCTGGAGCTttttgtgaagaactgcagcccatgggaaggaCTCAGGCTAAAGTAGTTCGTGGAAGAAGGACTGTCTCCTGTCAGAGagaccccacactggagcaggtgaaGAGTGTGAGGAGAATCAGAGACAATGTGCCATGAACTGACTGCAGCCCCCACTCTCCatccccctgcactgctggagggAGGACGTAAAGAAAACTCGGACTAAAGCTGAGCCTGGAAAGAAGGGAGAGGTGG encodes the following:
- the ZBTB24 gene encoding zinc finger and BTB domain-containing protein 24 isoform X2, which encodes MMPASPFAPGSSVPQAPPVVRSLRQRRRGASPGPEVQRRRRRAAPPLIFIIKMAKTTDPSEKLIIHSKAHKDTILANFEEQRKKDFLCDITLIVEDVQFRAHKALLAASSEYFSMMFVNEGEIGQSIYMLEGMVADTFGVLLEFIYTGCLCASEKSTEQILATAQLLKVTDLVWACTDYLESRSPGSVLPAPAESGASVFASDRKNYDPPKRKRGRPRKIKVVQEEEEEEESGANSAEDGQLRENNSMQNEQNYMKEDTEVEETVASEQASVTKDGEETEPACGSEAALDLSAEKDENYDPKSEEIQSTQSRYSKRRIRRSIKLKDYKLLGDEDEKGLANRTDGKRKRVGSEARCKDCGKVFKCNHFLAVHQRSHTGERPFKCSECGKGFSQKHSLQVHERMHTGERPYTCTICSKALTTKHSLLEHMSLHSGQKAFTCDQCGKYFSQKRQLKSHYRLHTGKCFNKDH
- the ZBTB24 gene encoding zinc finger and BTB domain-containing protein 24 isoform X1, whose translation is MMPASPFAPGSSVPQAPPVVRSLRQRRRGASPGPEVQRRRRRAAPPLIFIIKMAKTTDPSEKLIIHSKAHKDTILANFEEQRKKDFLCDITLIVEDVQFRAHKALLAASSEYFSMMFVNEGEIGQSIYMLEGMVADTFGVLLEFIYTGCLCASEKSTEQILATAQLLKVTDLVWACTDYLESRSPGSVLPAPAESGASVFASDRKNYDPPKRKRGRPRKIKVVQEEEEEEESGANSAEDGQLRENNSMQNEQNYMKEDTEVEETVASEQASVTKDGEETEPACGSEAALDLSAEKDENYDPKSEEIQSTQSRYSKRRIRRSIKLKDYKLLGDEDEKGLANRTDGKRKRVGSEARCKDCGKVFKCNHFLAVHQRSHTGERPFKCSECGKGFSQKHSLQVHERMHTGERPYTCTICSKALTTKHSLLEHMSLHSGQKAFTCDQCGKYFSQKRQLKSHYRLHTGRSLPECNLCRRKFMDAAQLKKHLRTHTGEKPFTCEICGKSFTAKSSLQTHIRIHRGEKPYSCDICGKSFSDSSAKRRHCILHTGKKPFACPECNLQFARLDNLKSHLKIHSKEKQFQEAGAASSTSVHPEEVRSILQLQQYQLATSGGQEIQLLVTDAVHNINFMPSHNQGISIVTAENAPSMTTEQAANLALLAQPPQQLQNLLLSAQQEQAEQIQSINVIANQIEAAQPEQMHVITLSKEALEHLHAHQGQSEQIHLAGSSHPAQHVQLPHESSQQSHSSHDTVPSQQVSEEQNQSVLVSESHQQPLSVNESSHEHPIQGQAF